One window of Chamaesiphon minutus PCC 6605 genomic DNA carries:
- a CDS encoding tetratricopeptide repeat protein, whose translation MSTRNFLWTALIGLAATLPTSVAIAVAKSSIEIGQTVVTPSAILIAQVKEQSSSDYFAAGVRKYKKGDVQGALAEFNQAIKLNPNYAVAYYARGFIAADKLQDIQGALADFNRAIELDPNNAVVYCARGVLKHEHFSDAASEISDLQTCARLYQEQGRTQEYQAAIDLIKKWQQ comes from the coding sequence ATGTCAACGAGAAACTTTCTGTGGACGGCATTAATTGGGTTAGCAGCTACTCTTCCGACGAGCGTGGCGATTGCTGTTGCTAAAAGTTCGATTGAAATCGGGCAGACAGTAGTTACACCGAGCGCGATTTTAATCGCCCAAGTCAAAGAACAAAGTTCGAGCGACTACTTTGCAGCGGGGGTACGGAAATACAAAAAAGGAGACGTTCAGGGCGCATTAGCAGAGTTCAACCAAGCGATAAAACTCAATCCCAATTATGCAGTTGCTTATTATGCGCGCGGATTTATTGCCGCAGATAAACTTCAGGATATTCAAGGTGCATTAGCCGATTTTAATCGCGCGATCGAACTCGATCCTAATAATGCAGTCGTGTACTGTGCCAGAGGCGTACTCAAGCACGAACATTTCAGCGACGCCGCAAGTGAAATTAGCGATCTCCAAACCTGTGCCAGACTGTATCAAGAACAAGGACGCACTCAAGAATATCAAGCCGCGATCGATTTGATTAAGAAATGGCAGCAATAG